TGCCTAATCTGCCCAGGGAAATGTTCTGGCGTATATCAGTAAACACAGATGACAAAGCCCGCAATGGGATATATAAGGAAAGTGAAGAGCCGGCTCTCAAGGACCAGAAAAAATTTATGGTGCCTGCAAGATCAGTAATAGTTTTCAGGGGCAGAAGGAAGGAAAACATAAATTAGAAAGTGCTGTTTCCCCGGGAAATTACCAAAAAGTGATATATCGTCTTGAACGTGAAAAGATCTTATGATAAAATCGGCAGCTAACAGCTGGAGGGAGAAGGCGTTATCATCATGAAAAGTAACTACAAAGGTACAACCCTGTTGGAAATTATTGTAGCAGTTTCAATTATGACAGTTTTGGTGGGAACCAGCTGTATGGCGCTGGTAAAACTGACCGAGCATCACAGAATGGAACGGTATGTTACAGAAGCTAAAATGGTTTATAGAGCTGCAGAACTTTATGTGGAAGACACGTCATCTTGTGGATTGCTGGATGACGTGTCTTTGTATCAAGATATTTTATCCAGCGATGTGAACAGTAAGAATAATAAATTGTATCCGTATCTTAGCGGGAACTGTACAAAAGGCGCGACTCTTACGAAAATAGCAGTGAGCCGGGATAAGACAAAGCTGATTGCCATTATTTACAGTGTTGGAAAATATGAAATTGAAATCAGAAAAGGCAGATTGGATCAGATAGAAAGTATTTCTTTGAAATAGGAGGACATGTTATGGCAGAGCTGCCAAAGGACCCGTTTATTCTTCTCAGCTATATAAATACTCAGATTAGAGATCATTACTACAGCTTAAAGGAGCTGTGCCAGGTTATGAAGGTGCCGGAGGAGGAAATCAGGGAAAAGCTTAGTAATATTGGCTATGAATATGATGAGGAGACCCATAAATTTATTTGATTCACAGGAGGAATCAACATGCAGAAAAAGCATACTCGCCTCATGGATTTAATATTGTCCAGAGGTCTGGTAACTGAAGAACAGCTGGAAGAAGCCCTGGAGGAGAAAAAGGCAAAAGATATTAGCCTGGAAGAGGCGCTTGTTAGTCTGGGACT
The window above is part of the Lachnoclostridium edouardi genome. Proteins encoded here:
- a CDS encoding DUF4250 domain-containing protein is translated as MAELPKDPFILLSYINTQIRDHYYSLKELCQVMKVPEEEIREKLSNIGYEYDEETHKFI